A stretch of the Streptomyces sp. NBC_01428 genome encodes the following:
- a CDS encoding TerC/Alx family metal homeostasis membrane protein, giving the protein MNVSLTLWVLTIVGLAALIAVDFFIGRKPHDVSIKEAGIWTVVWIALAGLFGLGLLLFSGGQPAGEFFAGFITEKSLSVDNLFVFVLIMAKFAVPSKYQQRVLLVGVLIALVLRTIFIAAGAAIIANFAWVFYIFGAFLIYTAWKLIQEARADEEDEEFEENKLLKAAERRFGVADRYHGTKLWIRENGKRVMTPMLVVMLAIGTTDVLFALDSIPAIFGLTQDPYIVFTANAFALMGLRQLYFLIGGLLKKLVHLSYGLSVILGFIGIKLVLHALHESGVHVPEISIPVSLGVICAVLVVTTITSLIATKKQAREEAEQTEKDSIDV; this is encoded by the coding sequence GTGAATGTTTCCCTGACCCTGTGGGTCCTGACCATCGTCGGGCTTGCCGCACTCATCGCGGTCGACTTCTTCATCGGTCGAAAGCCGCACGACGTATCGATCAAGGAAGCCGGTATCTGGACGGTCGTCTGGATCGCCCTCGCCGGGCTGTTCGGACTCGGCCTGCTCCTTTTCTCCGGAGGCCAGCCCGCCGGAGAGTTCTTCGCCGGCTTCATCACCGAGAAGTCGCTGAGCGTCGACAACCTCTTCGTCTTCGTCCTGATCATGGCCAAGTTCGCCGTGCCCTCGAAGTACCAGCAGCGGGTGCTCCTCGTCGGTGTCCTCATAGCCCTGGTCCTGCGCACGATCTTCATCGCCGCGGGCGCCGCGATCATCGCCAACTTCGCGTGGGTCTTCTACATCTTCGGTGCCTTCCTCATCTACACCGCCTGGAAGCTGATCCAGGAGGCGAGGGCGGACGAGGAGGACGAGGAGTTCGAGGAGAACAAGCTGCTCAAGGCGGCCGAGCGCCGCTTCGGTGTCGCCGACCGCTACCACGGCACCAAGCTGTGGATCCGGGAGAACGGCAAGCGTGTCATGACGCCGATGCTGGTCGTCATGCTGGCGATCGGCACCACCGACGTCCTCTTCGCGCTCGACTCGATCCCCGCGATCTTCGGCCTGACCCAGGACCCGTACATCGTCTTCACGGCCAACGCGTTCGCGCTGATGGGTCTGCGGCAGCTGTACTTCCTCATCGGCGGCCTGCTCAAGAAGCTGGTCCACCTGAGCTACGGCCTGTCGGTCATCCTCGGATTCATCGGCATCAAGCTGGTCCTGCACGCGCTGCACGAGTCCGGCGTCCATGTCCCCGAGATCTCCATCCCGGTCTCCCTCGGCGTGATCTGCGCCGTCCTCGTGGTCACCACGATCACCAGCCTGATCGCGACCAAGAAGCAGGCGCGCGAGGAGGCCGAGCAGACGGAGAAGGACAGCATCGACGTCTGA
- a CDS encoding calcium:proton antiporter, translating into MIVRLRSLLTQWTAVVPVAAVVLLALTWGRDLPAAVVALVTLVLAGAVLAAVHHAEVVAHRVGEPFGSLVLAVAVTIIEVALIVTLMADGGDKSSTLARDTVFAAVMITCNGIVGVCLLVASLRHGLAVFNAEGTGAALATVATLATLSLVFPTFTTSKHGPEFSTAQLTFAAVASLVLYGLFVATQTVRHRDYFLPITRQGQVIDADDHADAPTARMTRISLGLLGLALVGVVGLAKGVSPTIESGVEAAGMPHSVVGVIIALLVLLPETIAALRAARRDRVQTSLNLALGSAMASIGLTIPAVALASVWLSGPLVLGLGPTEMVLLTLTVVVSSLTVVPGRATPLQGGVHLVIFAAYLELAINP; encoded by the coding sequence ATGATCGTTCGGCTCCGGTCACTTCTCACGCAGTGGACCGCCGTGGTGCCCGTCGCCGCGGTGGTGTTGCTGGCCCTCACATGGGGCCGCGACCTGCCCGCCGCGGTCGTGGCGCTGGTGACGCTGGTCCTCGCCGGCGCCGTGCTCGCCGCGGTGCACCACGCAGAGGTGGTCGCGCACCGGGTGGGGGAACCCTTCGGATCCCTCGTCCTCGCCGTCGCGGTCACGATCATCGAAGTCGCCCTGATCGTGACCCTGATGGCGGACGGCGGGGACAAGAGCTCGACACTGGCCCGCGACACGGTGTTCGCCGCCGTGATGATCACGTGCAACGGCATCGTCGGCGTGTGCCTGCTCGTCGCCTCACTCCGTCACGGACTGGCCGTGTTCAACGCGGAGGGCACTGGAGCCGCCCTCGCGACCGTCGCCACGCTGGCCACGCTCAGCCTGGTCTTCCCGACCTTCACCACCAGCAAGCACGGGCCCGAGTTCTCCACGGCACAACTCACCTTCGCCGCGGTCGCCTCCCTGGTCCTGTACGGCCTGTTCGTGGCCACCCAGACCGTCCGGCACCGCGACTACTTCCTGCCGATCACCCGGCAGGGCCAGGTCATCGACGCGGACGACCATGCCGACGCCCCCACCGCCCGTATGACCCGCATCAGCCTGGGGCTCCTCGGCCTCGCCCTCGTCGGCGTGGTCGGCCTCGCCAAGGGCGTGTCGCCGACCATCGAGTCCGGGGTCGAGGCGGCCGGCATGCCGCACTCCGTGGTCGGTGTGATCATCGCGCTGCTCGTGCTGCTCCCCGAGACGATCGCCGCCCTGCGGGCCGCCCGCCGGGACCGGGTGCAGACGAGCCTCAACCTCGCCCTCGGCTCGGCCATGGCCAGCATCGGCCTGACCATCCCGGCCGTCGCCCTCGCGTCCGTCTGGCTCTCGGGACCGCTCGTCCTCGGGCTCGGCCCCACCGAGATGGTGCTGCTGACGCTGACGGTGGTGGTGAGTTCCCTGACCGTCGTCCCTGGACGGGCCACCCCACTCCAGGGCGGCGTCCATCTCGTGATCTTCGCCGCCTATCTGGAACTCGCCATCAACCCCTGA
- a CDS encoding MFS transporter has product MHDVRSVRAPSMLRLAAASLAGTAVEFYDFFVYGTAAALVLGPLFFPTFSPLAGTLAAFGTFAVGFVSRPLGSMLFGHIGDRRGRRPVLVASLLLTGAATVAVGCVPAYDRIGVAAPVLLLVLRFLQGLGLGGEWGGAVLLTAEHAPAERRGLWSSFPQIGPSVGFLLANGVMLLLSATLSDAQFAAWGWRVPFWAAGVLALAGLWLRSSLTESPRFLEVGDHARVPLVEVVRDHWRLVLLTAGGLAVGYAVFYTVTTWALAYGVDRLGVSRTVMLTCVMAAVVVQGSLTPLVALLGDRYGRRPLCLAGCAGAAVWMFPMIGLLSTGEPLLMFIGFLVALLAFVAVFAVIAAYLPELYEPRVRCTGAAVGYNLGGVLGGALTPVVATAVASGERVPWGVAGYLTAVALLSLGCFALLPETRPVPRLRVVRAAE; this is encoded by the coding sequence ATGCACGACGTACGCTCCGTAAGGGCTCCCTCCATGCTGCGGCTCGCGGCCGCCTCGCTCGCCGGGACCGCCGTCGAGTTCTACGACTTCTTCGTCTACGGGACCGCCGCCGCGCTGGTGCTCGGGCCGCTGTTCTTCCCGACGTTCTCGCCCCTGGCGGGGACGTTGGCGGCCTTCGGGACGTTCGCCGTCGGGTTCGTCTCCCGGCCCCTGGGCTCCATGCTCTTCGGGCACATCGGGGACCGGCGCGGGCGGCGGCCCGTGCTGGTCGCCTCCCTGCTGCTGACCGGCGCGGCGACCGTCGCGGTCGGTTGCGTCCCGGCGTACGACCGGATCGGGGTGGCGGCCCCGGTTCTGCTGCTGGTGCTGCGGTTCCTCCAGGGACTCGGGCTCGGCGGGGAGTGGGGCGGGGCCGTGCTGCTGACGGCCGAACACGCACCGGCGGAGCGGCGCGGACTGTGGTCGAGCTTCCCGCAGATCGGTCCGTCGGTCGGGTTCCTGCTCGCCAACGGGGTGATGCTGCTGCTGTCCGCGACGCTCTCCGACGCGCAGTTCGCGGCCTGGGGCTGGCGGGTGCCGTTCTGGGCCGCCGGGGTCCTCGCCCTCGCCGGGCTGTGGCTGCGTTCCTCGCTCACGGAGAGCCCGCGGTTCCTGGAGGTGGGGGACCACGCGCGCGTGCCGCTCGTCGAGGTGGTGCGCGACCACTGGCGGCTCGTCCTGCTCACGGCCGGCGGTCTCGCGGTCGGGTACGCCGTGTTCTACACCGTGACGACCTGGGCACTCGCGTACGGCGTCGACCGGCTCGGGGTGAGCCGGACGGTCATGCTCACGTGTGTCATGGCCGCCGTGGTGGTGCAGGGATCGCTGACGCCCCTGGTGGCCCTGCTGGGCGACCGCTACGGTCGGCGGCCGCTGTGCCTGGCGGGCTGCGCGGGCGCCGCTGTGTGGATGTTCCCGATGATCGGGCTGCTGTCGACGGGCGAGCCCCTGCTGATGTTCATCGGATTCCTGGTGGCGCTCCTGGCGTTCGTCGCGGTGTTCGCGGTGATCGCCGCGTACCTCCCGGAGCTGTACGAGCCCCGGGTGCGCTGCACGGGCGCGGCCGTCGGCTACAACCTGGGGGGCGTCCTCGGGGGCGCGCTCACTCCGGTCGTGGCGACGGCGGTGGCGAGCGGGGAGCGCGTTCCGTGGGGGGTGGCCGGCTATCTGACGGCGGTCGCGCTGCTGAGCCTCGGCTGTTTCGCCCTCCTGCCGGAGACCCGGCCGGTGCCCCGTCTGCGCGTCGTACGCGCGGCCGAGTGA
- a CDS encoding S66 family peptidase → MFRPVYPPKPVPGDRIAVLSPSSGLPGLLPLPYELGLERLRGTFGLEPVEYPTTRTMGSSARERADDLHAAFADPTVKAVVASIGGDDQITVLPLLDRELIRANPKPFFGFSDNTNVLAFLWNAGIVGYHGATVMCEFGRPGAMDPLTAESVRAALFTSGPYELGPAERFREVDLPWDDPETFAREPRTEPGAGWTWVRPDRVVEGRSWGGNLEILSWLLMADREIPHDLSVYDGHVLFLETSEDMPRADDVYWILRGMGERGLLGRFPALLMGRPKAWSFDRPLAPADRARYVRDQREAVRRAVDRYAPDMMVVFDVDLGHTDPQLVIPYGGTVRVDGPARRITVTY, encoded by the coding sequence ATGTTCAGGCCCGTGTACCCGCCCAAGCCCGTGCCCGGCGACCGCATCGCCGTGCTCTCCCCGTCCAGCGGCCTGCCGGGGCTGCTCCCCTTGCCGTACGAACTGGGCCTGGAGCGACTGCGCGGGACGTTCGGGCTGGAACCCGTCGAGTATCCGACGACCCGGACGATGGGCTCCTCGGCGCGGGAACGGGCCGACGACCTCCACGCGGCGTTCGCCGACCCGACGGTCAAGGCGGTCGTCGCGTCCATCGGGGGCGACGACCAGATCACCGTGCTGCCGCTGCTGGACCGGGAGTTGATCCGGGCGAACCCCAAGCCGTTCTTCGGCTTCAGCGACAACACCAACGTCCTCGCCTTCCTGTGGAACGCCGGAATCGTCGGGTACCACGGGGCCACGGTGATGTGCGAGTTCGGCCGACCCGGCGCCATGGACCCGCTGACCGCCGAGTCCGTGCGGGCCGCCCTGTTCACCTCCGGGCCCTACGAGCTGGGGCCCGCGGAGCGGTTCCGGGAGGTCGACCTGCCCTGGGACGACCCGGAGACCTTCGCCCGCGAGCCGCGCACGGAGCCGGGCGCGGGCTGGACGTGGGTGCGCCCGGACCGGGTGGTCGAGGGCCGCTCCTGGGGCGGCAACCTGGAGATCCTGTCGTGGCTGCTGATGGCCGACCGCGAGATCCCCCACGACCTCTCCGTGTACGACGGTCATGTGCTGTTCCTGGAGACTTCGGAGGACATGCCCCGCGCCGACGACGTGTACTGGATCCTGCGCGGTATGGGCGAACGAGGCCTGCTGGGGCGCTTCCCGGCCCTGCTCATGGGCCGGCCGAAGGCCTGGTCGTTCGACCGGCCGCTCGCCCCCGCGGACCGGGCCCGCTACGTCCGCGACCAGCGGGAAGCGGTCCGCCGCGCGGTCGACCGCTACGCCCCGGACATGATGGTCGTGTTCGACGTGGACCTCGGACACACCGATCCGCAGCTCGTCATCCCGTACGGCGGGACGGTCCGCGTCGACGGTCCCGCCCGGCGCATCACGGTCACCTACTGA
- the aroQ gene encoding type II 3-dehydroquinate dehydratase, translating to MPRTLANAPIMILNGPNLNLLGQRQPEIYGRDTLADVEALCAKAASAHGGTIDFRQSNHEGELVDWIHEARLHHAGIVINPAAYSHTSVALLDALNTCDGLPVVEVHISNIHQREEFRHHSYVSLRADGVIAGCGVQGYAFAVERVAALAGAGLAAT from the coding sequence GTGCCCCGCACCCTCGCCAACGCCCCGATCATGATCCTCAACGGGCCCAACCTGAACCTGCTCGGGCAGCGCCAGCCGGAGATCTACGGCCGTGACACGCTCGCGGACGTGGAGGCGCTGTGCGCCAAGGCGGCGTCGGCGCACGGGGGCACGATCGACTTCCGGCAGTCCAACCACGAGGGCGAGCTGGTGGACTGGATCCACGAGGCCCGTCTGCACCACGCGGGGATCGTGATCAACCCGGCCGCCTACTCGCACACCTCCGTCGCCCTCCTGGACGCGCTCAACACCTGCGACGGGCTGCCCGTGGTCGAGGTCCACATCTCCAACATCCACCAGCGCGAGGAGTTCCGGCACCACTCGTACGTCTCGCTGCGGGCCGACGGGGTCATCGCGGGCTGCGGCGTGCAGGGGTACGCGTTCGCCGTGGAGCGGGTGGCGGCACTGGCCGGTGCCGGGCTGGCCGCCACCTGA
- a CDS encoding amino acid ABC transporter ATP-binding protein → MSTASAPGGPMLRMESVRKTFGGTVVLRDVDLEVAPHTVTTLIGASGSGKSTLLRCANLLEEVDDGAIWLDGEEITDPRADQDAVRRRIGVVFQAYNLFPHMTVLENVTLAPRRVHGTGRAEAEAHARELLERLGLGAKAGEYPDRLSGGQQQRAAIVRALAVRPRLLLLDEITAALDPELVGEVLGVVRDLKEDGMTMVLATHEMGFAREVADQVCFLDGGVILERGTPEEVFGDPREERTRRFLKRIVDAGRL, encoded by the coding sequence ATGAGCACGGCATCCGCCCCCGGCGGCCCGATGCTGCGCATGGAGTCCGTGCGCAAGACGTTCGGCGGCACGGTCGTCCTGCGGGACGTCGATCTGGAGGTCGCCCCGCACACCGTGACCACGCTCATCGGCGCCTCCGGGTCCGGCAAGTCCACCCTGCTGCGCTGCGCCAACCTCCTGGAGGAGGTCGACGACGGGGCGATCTGGCTGGACGGCGAGGAGATCACCGACCCGCGCGCCGACCAGGACGCGGTGCGGCGGCGGATCGGCGTGGTCTTCCAGGCGTACAACCTCTTTCCGCACATGACCGTCCTGGAGAACGTCACCCTCGCCCCGCGCCGGGTGCACGGCACGGGGCGCGCGGAGGCGGAGGCACACGCGCGTGAGCTGCTCGAACGGCTCGGGCTCGGCGCCAAGGCGGGCGAGTACCCGGACCGGCTGAGCGGCGGTCAGCAGCAACGGGCGGCGATCGTCCGCGCGTTGGCCGTACGCCCGAGGCTGCTGCTCCTCGACGAGATCACCGCCGCTCTCGACCCCGAACTCGTCGGCGAGGTCCTGGGCGTCGTCCGGGACCTCAAGGAGGACGGCATGACCATGGTCCTCGCCACGCACGAGATGGGCTTCGCGCGGGAGGTCGCGGACCAGGTGTGCTTCCTGGACGGCGGGGTGATCCTGGAACGCGGCACGCCCGAGGAGGTCTTCGGCGACCCCCGTGAGGAGCGCACCCGGCGTTTCCTCAAGAGGATCGTGGACGCCGGGCGGCTGTGA